The stretch of DNA ATCTCATCTTCATCAATtctccctatgacgtcatcagtagTAATCTTCAATTTTTCTTCAATGCTCCCAATCGCATCAGTCGATatctcattttcatcatttctccctatgacgtcatcagtggataatttcaatttttcttcaaTGCTCCCTATCGTGTCAGTTGATATTTCACCTTCATCAATACTTCCCTTAATGTCATCAGTCGATATCTCTTTTATATCAATCATtgctatgacatcatcattggGTCTTTCAACTTCACCAATTCTCCCTATGTCGTCATCAGCAGATTTGTTTAATTCATCTATTCTCCCTATGTCGTCATcagtagatttcaatacttcatccatttttcccatgacgtcatcaatagtaatattcaatttttcttcAATGCTCCCTATCGCATCAGTTGATATCTCATCTTCATCAATACTTCCCTTGATGTCATCATTCGGCATCTctgtttcatcaattactgcTATGACGTGATCATTGGATTTTTCTACTTCATCAATTCTCCCAATTGCGTCATCAGTAGATATATCTACTATATCCGTTTTCCCCATGACGTCATCAGTAGTAATCTTCACTTTTTCTTCAATGCTCCCTATCGCATCAGTTGATATCTCATCTTCATCAATACTTCCCTTGATGTCGTCATTCGGCTTCTCTGTTTCATCAATTATtgctatgacgtcatcattgGGTCTTTCTACTTCATCAATTCTCCCAATTGCGTCATCAGTAGATATATCTACTATATCCGTTTTCCCCATGACGTCATCAGTAGTAATCTTCACTTTTTCTTCAATGCTCCCTATCGCATCAGTTGATATCTCATCTTCATCAATACTTCCCTTGATGTCGTCATTCGGCATCTCTGTTTCATCAATTATtgctatgacgtcatcattgGGTCTTTCTACTTCATCAATTCTCCCAATTGCATCATCAGTAGATATATCTACTTTATCCATTTTCCCCATGACGTCATCAGTAGATACCTTCAATTTTGCTTCAATTCTCTCGATTGTTTCATTAGTAGATATCTCTATTTTATCTATTCTCCTTATGACATTATCGTTTGATATATCTACTTCATCAATTCTccctatgatgtcatcagtAGTAATCTTCAATTTTTCTTCAATGCTCCCAATCGCATCAGTCGATatctcattttcatcatttctccctatgacgtcatcagtagataatttcaatttttcttcaaTGCTCCCTATCGTGTCAGTTGATATTTCACCTTCATCAATACTTCCCTTAATGTCATCAGTCAATATCTCTTTTATATCAATCATtgctatgacatcatcattggGTCTTTCAACTTCACCAATTCTCCCTATGTCGTCATCAGCAGATTTGTTTAATTCATCTATTCTCCCTATGTCGTGATcagtagatttcaatacttcatccatttttcccatgacgtcatcaatagtaatattcaatttttcttcAATGCTCCCTATCGCATCAGTTGATATCTCATCTTCATCAATACTTCCCTTGATGTCGTCATTCGGCATCTCTGTTTCATCAATTATtgctatgacgtcatcattgGATTCTTCTACTTCATCAATTCTCCCAATTGCGTCATCAGTAGATATATCTACTATATCCGTTTTCTCCATGACGTCATCAGTAGTAATCTTCACTTTTTCTTCAATGCTCCCTATCGCATCAGTTGATATCTCATCTTCATCAATACTTCCCTTGATGTCGTCATTCGGCATCTCTGTTTCATCAATTATtgctatgacatcatcattggGTCTTTCTTCTCCATCAATTCTCCCAATTGCATCATCAGTAGATATATCTACTTTATCCATTTTCCTCATGACGGCATCAGTAGATACCTTCAATTTTGCTTCAATTCTCTCGATTGTTTTATTAGTAGATATCTCTATTTTATCTATTCTCCTTATGACATTATCGTTTGATATATCTACTTCATCCATTCGCCTTATGACGTCATTAGTAGACATCTGTAATTCATCAATTCGCccgatgatgtcatcagtAAGTATCTTAAATTTGTCTTCAAATCTCCCTATCGTTTCATTAGTAGATATTTCAACATTATCAATTTTCCCAATCATTACATCGATAGTAGTATTCAATTCAGTGGATATCTCTGCCTTATCGTTTGATATATCTACTTCATCAATtctccctatgacgtcatcagtagTAATCTTCAATTTTTCTTCAATGCTCCCAATCGCATCAGTCGATatctcattttcatcatttctccctatgacgtcatcagtagataatttcaatttttcttcaaTGCTCCCTATCGTGtcatttgatatttcaccTTCATCAATACTTCCCTTAATGTCATCAGTCAATATCTCTTTTATATCAATCATtgctatgacatcatcattggGTCTTTCAACTTCACCAATTCTCCCTATGTCGTCATCAGCAGATTTGTTTAATTCATCTATTCTCCCTATGTCGTGATcagtagatttcaatacttcatccatttttcccatgacgtcatcaatagtaatattcaatttttcttcAATGCTCCCTATCGCATCAGTTGATATCTCATCTTCATCAATACTTCCCTTGATGTCGTCATTCGGCATCTCTGTTTCATCAATTATtgctatgacgtcatcattgGATTTTTCTACTTCATCAATTCTCCCAATTGCGTCATCAGTAGATATATCTACTATATCCGTTTTCCCCATGACGTCATCAGTAGTAATCTTCACTTTTTCTTCAATGCTCCCTATCGCATCAGTTGATATCTCATCTTCATCAATACTTCCCTTGATGTCGTCATTCGGCATCTCTGTTTCATCAATTATtgctatgacatcatcattggGTCTTTCTTCTCCATCAATTCTCCCAATTGCATCATCAGTAGATATATCTACTTTATCCATTTTCCTCATGACGGCATCAGTAGATACCTTCAATTTTGCTTCAATTCTCTCGATTGTTTTATTAGTAGATATCTCTATTTTATCTATTCTCCTTATGACATTATCGTTTGATATATCTACTTCATCCATTCGCCTTATGACGTCATTAGTAGACATCTGTAATTCATCAATTCGCccgatgatgtcatcagtAAGTATCTTAAATTTGTCTTCAAATCTCCCTATCGTTTCATTAGTAGATATTTCAACATTATCAATTTTCCCAATCATTACATCGATAGTAGTATTCAATTCAGTGGATATCTCTGCCTTATCGTTTGATATATCTACTTCATCAATtctccctatgacgtcatcagtagTAATCTTCAATTTTTCTTCAATGCTCCCAATCGCATCAGTCGATatctcattttcatcatttctccctatgacgtcatcagtagataatttcaatttttcttcaaTGCTCCCTATCGTGTCAGTTGATATTTCACCTTCATCAATACTTCCCTTAATGTCATCAGTAAATATCTCTTTTATATCAATCATtgctatgacatcatcattggGTCTTTCAACTTCACCAATTCTCCCTATGTCGTCATCAGCAGATTTGTTTAATTCATCTATTCTCCCTATGTCGTGATcagtagatttcaatacttcatccatttttcccatgacgtcatcaatagtaatattcaatttttcttcAATGCTCCCTATCGCATCAGTTGATATCTCATCTTCATCAATACTTCCCTTGATGTCGTCATTCGGCATCTCTGTTTCATCAATTATtgctatgacgtcatcattgGATTTTTCTACTTCATCAATTCTCCCAATTGCGTCTCTAATTGATATCTCTAATTGATAAATTCTCTCTGTGACGTCATCAGTTAgtatcttaaatttttccTCAAATCTCCCTATCGCATCATTAGTAGATTTCTCTACATTATCAATTCTCCTAATGACGCCATCAATagaagttttaaattcttcTTCTCTTTTCCACGTTGTGTCGTCAGCGGATATTTCTGCCATTTCagttccccctatgacatcgtCACCAGTAGGTATCTTCAATCTTTCTCcaaatctccctatgacatcattagtAGATATCTCTATTTCACCAATCTTCGCGATGACGTCTTTCGACGCCTTAACACCGGATAAGGTGTTTACATTGTAAACTTTCAGTGAGTCCTGTTCACGTATGTTATCATAGTGACGGATAACTACAGCGTTACTGTCACACACTCGATAGATCTGACATGTCTCGGTATCCGTGGATCTTAGTACTACACGCGGGTGATCTATAAACCCCTGATCATCATAACTGATACTAATCACTGTTCCTCCGTAGTCAGTCGTAGGTACTACCGATAGTAATACTCGCTTATCACTCAAGACACACGGGTATCCGACATCTGGATCAAACGTAAGTCCGCAATCCTTTATACTGATAATACTGATAATTTGCGCTTCGgatgttagaaaaaaaaatctatccGTACGGCTACAGTATACAAACATTCGTCCCCGAGAGTCGACATCTAAACAGTTAATAAAACAGTTCACTCTATCCGGTAGGTGATATTTCTTCACTTGGTTTCTATCGATCAAGCTGGTTACTGGGTTATCTAGCATACGTAAAACATGAACGTCTCTCGCTCCTGACTGAACGTAGATGTTGTGACCACGGATCACCAGGGTTCCACATCCAGACAGGATATCGGTGAGATCTTCTGCTAACAGTTTGTTGTCACCCTTGTATCTTATTATGTAGCATTTCTCGTTTTTTCTCACGAGTACGTACAAATATCCTTTACTGTCAGTATTGAGTCCCAGtacctcatcatcatcatcgttcgCTATATATCTCCTCATTacattatcatcatctatATTGTATACATCGCTGACTCTCCACTCCCCACATATAATACGTGACTGTTGGCTCGTCTGCTCACCAGGTAATGACGTCATTAGCTCGGGTGCGAAGGTCGTCTGAACCTGTTTAATCATTGTTAGCGAATCAGTGACGTTATCGGTAGATCTGGTCGCTTTCTTATCAATCCGCCCTTCGACGTCATCAGCGGATCTCTTCGCTGTTTTGGTTCTCGCTTTTCCATCGATGTTTTTGGTCACTTCCAATGTTTCAAGTTGTTTTTCATTACTAACGGTTCGGGATTCAGGGATCGAAACACTTGTATTTACTTTATATGATTGTGTCCCATCTCGACCGGTACTGATAACATTCAGTCCTGCAAGCAGTGATTGTTGAAACTGCTCAAGACTTGACTTATACCGTCCTGCTGTCTCTGCGTCTTTACATTTGACGACGAACTCTTGATTTTGTGGGTGATGCATGAACTGGATGGGATGATCTGGTATCTCAACACCAGGCGGCGCATCTCTCCATTCTAACCTtaactgaaatagaaaatcattttatattaCTCTCATTcctttaatgaaaaatgataatacattcagttatttcaatgattattCTAGTATTTATAAACTCGTTGTACATGACCTCCTGAAATCCAATAAGCTTTCAAAAATGATTGCTTATGAGCAAATCTTTATCCATGGTACAACAATGTTTGCCATAGTTCTACAATGCAAGGTGCTGAGAGACAGATAAGGAATGAAATATAGGATTGTTCTCTGAGGTATGGTGTCTAGTTCGGGCCATGCTAAAACAGTTCTGCACGGCTAGAGGAACGATAAAAAAATCTTCACACTGGCCCGAGGCCCGTTTTTTGTGGGTTTTTCACgctagaattcaaaacttttgctTAGTCCggtgagaattcaaaaaatttggttttttcgaGCGAGAAAaatccaaagttttgaaaccaaaaaaatttggGCCAATATGAAGAAAT from Tubulanus polymorphus chromosome 11, tnTubPoly1.2, whole genome shotgun sequence encodes:
- the LOC141912681 gene encoding uncharacterized protein LOC141912681 — translated: MWTEELETVIEQKLKTVYTEQNVSVQMMPFDELRLEWRDAPPGVEIPDHPIQFMHHPQNQEFVVKCKDAETAGRYKSSLEQFQQSLLAGLNVISTGRDGTQSYKVNTSVSIPESRTVSNEKQLETLEVTKNIDGKARTKTAKRSADDVEGRIDKKATRSTDNVTDSLTMIKQVQTTFAPELMTSLPGEQTSQQSRIICGEWRVSDVYNIDDDNVMRRYIANDDDDEVLGLNTDSKGYLYVLVRKNEKCYIIRYKGDNKLLAEDLTDILSGCGTLVIRGHNIYVQSGARDVHVLRMLDNPVTSLIDRNQVKKYHLPDRVNCFINCLDVDSRGRMFVYCSRTDRFFFLTSEAQIISIISIKDCGLTFDPDVGYPCVLSDKRVLLSVVPTTDYGGTVISISYDDQGFIDHPRVVLRSTDTETCQIYRVCDSNAVVIRHYDNIREQDSLKVYNVNTLSGVKASKDVIAKIGEIEISTNDVIGRFGERLKIPTGDDVIGGTEMAEISADDTTWKREEEFKTSIDGVIRRIDNVEKSTNDAIGRFEEKFKILTDDVTERIYQLEISIRDAIGRIDEVEKSNDDVIAIIDETEMPNDDIKGSIDEDEISTDAIGSIEEKLNITIDDVMGKMDEVLKSTDHDIGRIDELNKSADDDIGRIGEVERPNDDVIAMIDIKEIFTDDIKGSIDEGEISTDTIGSIEEKLKLSTDDVIGRNDENEISTDAIGSIEEKLKITTDDVIGRIDEVDISNDKAEISTELNTTIDVMIGKIDNVEISTNETIGRFEDKFKILTDDIIGRIDELQMSTNDVIRRMDEVDISNDNVIRRIDKIEISTNKTIERIEAKLKVSTDAVMRKMDKVDISTDDAIGRIDGEERPNDDVIAIIDETEMPNDDIKGSIDEDEISTDAIGSIEEKVKITTDDVMGKTDIVDISTDDAIGRIDEVEKSNDDVIAIIDETEMPNDDIKGSIDEDEISTDAIGSIEEKLNITIDDVMGKMDEVLKSTDHDIGRIDELNKSADDDIGRIGEVERPNDDVIAMIDIKEILTDDIKGSIDEGEISNDTIGSIEEKLKLSTDDVIGRNDENEISTDAIGSIEEKLKITTDDVIGRIDEVDISNDKAEISTELNTTIDVMIGKIDNVEISTNETIGRFEDKFKILTDDIIGRIDELQMSTNDVIRRMDEVDISNDNVIRRIDKIEISTNKTIERIEAKLKVSTDAVMRKMDKVDISTDDAIGRIDGEERPNDDVIAIIDETEMPNDDIKGSIDEDEISTDAIGSIEEKVKITTDDVMEKTDIVDISTDDAIGRIDEVEESNDDVIAIIDETEMPNDDIKGSIDEDEISTDAIGSIEEKLNITIDDVMGKMDEVLKSTDHDIGRIDELNKSADDDIGRIGEVERPNDDVIAMIDIKEILTDDIKGSIDEGEISTDTIGSIEEKLKLSTDDVIGRNDENEISTDAIGSIEEKLKITTDDIIGRIDEVDISNDNVIRRIDKIEISTNETIERIEAKLKVSTDDVMGKMDKVDISTDDAIGRIDEVERPNDDVIAIIDETEMPNDDIKGSIDEDEISTDAIGSIEEKVKITTDDVMGKTDIVDISTDDAIGRIDEVERPNDDVIAIIDETEKPNDDIKGSIDEDEISTDAIGSIEEKVKITTDDVMGKTDIVDISTDDAIGRIDEVEKSNDHVIAVIDETEMPNDDIKGSIDEDEISTDAIGSIEEKLNITIDDVMGKMDEVLKSTDDDIGRIDELNKSADDDIGRIGEVERPNDDVIAMIDIKEISTDDIKGSIDEGEISTDTIGSIEEKLKLSTDDVIGRNDENEISTDAIGSIEEKLKITTDDVIGRIDEDEISTDAIGSSEEKVRITTDDVIGRMDELEKSADDIGRIDEVERPNDDVIAIIDIKEISTDDTKGRIDKGEISTDAIGSIKEKLKKSADDVTRLIERVGDAVDSLTFIEQIPTDFAPELMTSLPGEQTSRQSRIICAELESSNIYHIDDDNIMKIYIESDDDDDDDDDDDDDDDADDDDEVLGLDSDSKGYLYILVKKKNKHYIRKYNDQDKLLEEDLSDILSGECRTLVIRNHNAYIQTGAREFHVFILIQYPDSGLIERNQVKKYQQLGAHCKCYDSFDINSQGRMFIYCERTERLLYSTSEAKLIGYINIKDCGLTFHPDAGYPCVMSGEHVLLSTNSETEYKGAVISFRYNDQGFIDHPRIILNSADSKTSQIHRVCDSNTVALRHSDNSNKPDSLRVYSINTAPAFGEGTKIAMKRKTSYSYSIKCFVAFILILTCYYIFPQFWK